From a single Sulfolobus sp. E5-1-F genomic region:
- a CDS encoding Gfo/Idh/MocA family protein, whose amino-acid sequence MKIRYGIIGVGGHGRNRHLIPLTKLNDKVDIVAIADVNKERCEEVSSQFKIKCYTDYMEMTEKESLDAVSIVTPTGLHSKIAKDVLGKGVNVLVDKPLGANLDEVKEVVNTARNKGLKLMVGYWSRFSPALQYGKEIVDRGLLGEPYVAYGYLVRRRGIPGIPTFIDKTLSGGRGALLDIGCYLIDNLLTLLKFRKPISVMGKVYTKFGNKKEEVKFNWGNWDPENFSLDDYAVGFVKLEGDVSLIIEVGWAANVSHVEEKSYIRVLGDKGGIEGSGHEAIMDISFHSRTENFLTDTKPVLRKVDIYFEMIRAFVDSILLNKEPPVTGEESIILHSIIDGIYRSSLEDREVKILL is encoded by the coding sequence ATGAAAATCAGATATGGAATCATAGGAGTAGGTGGACATGGACGAAATAGACATTTAATACCGTTAACTAAGCTTAACGATAAAGTAGATATTGTAGCTATAGCTGATGTAAACAAGGAAAGATGTGAAGAAGTTTCCTCACAATTCAAGATTAAATGTTACACAGATTACATGGAGATGACAGAAAAGGAATCCCTCGATGCTGTAAGCATTGTTACGCCAACTGGATTACATTCCAAGATCGCTAAGGACGTTCTAGGTAAGGGAGTTAATGTGTTAGTTGATAAACCATTAGGGGCTAACTTAGATGAGGTTAAAGAAGTGGTCAATACGGCTAGAAATAAGGGATTAAAGTTGATGGTAGGGTACTGGAGTAGATTCTCTCCAGCATTGCAATATGGTAAAGAGATTGTTGATAGGGGTTTATTGGGAGAGCCCTACGTGGCTTATGGGTACCTAGTGAGGAGGAGAGGAATACCAGGAATTCCTACATTTATTGACAAAACGCTTTCTGGAGGAAGAGGTGCACTATTGGATATAGGATGCTATTTAATAGATAATTTGCTTACCCTGTTAAAGTTTAGAAAGCCAATAAGTGTAATGGGTAAGGTATATACGAAGTTCGGAAATAAAAAGGAAGAAGTTAAATTCAATTGGGGTAACTGGGATCCGGAGAATTTCAGTTTGGATGATTATGCAGTAGGATTTGTAAAGCTTGAGGGTGATGTAAGTTTAATAATAGAAGTTGGTTGGGCTGCGAATGTATCCCATGTAGAGGAAAAAAGTTACATAAGGGTGCTAGGGGATAAGGGAGGCATTGAAGGAAGTGGACATGAGGCGATTATGGATATTTCTTTTCACAGTAGAACCGAGAACTTCCTTACTGACACTAAGCCAGTACTAAGGAAGGTTGACATATACTTCGAAATGATAAGGGCCTTTGTGGATAGTATTTTACTGAATAAGGAACCTCCAGTAACTGGTGAGGAGAGCATAATCCTTCATTCTATTATAGATGGAATATATAGGTCATCACTTGAGGATAGGGAGGTAAAAATACTACTCTAA
- a CDS encoding Gfo/Idh/MocA family protein, producing MKIAVVGCDGFGKVHLRAMKNINGIEYYVFSRNEEKAKECVKEFNAKGYFTNYEDVLKSDVDIVDLLVSHDQHYSVGVKAMKAGKHLMLEKPIARTIEEAMGLINTAKETKRKFMVLEQFYFESSVRKARELLYRLENLSLIVVRSTHLYQPKGWRREKEKMGGGALIDGGVHFIDTLLNLGGEYESVKGICGRYFSGIEGEDLTLATFKFKKGHLGLLLYSWSTPNPPKVPAFEIYGKNGSIIEDPNTRVAGKPFGDLILNIDGREERIEVEKTNPIEEEIRGFINSVKNDTEVPMPPEIALRDLNAALDVYKSCGYS from the coding sequence ATGAAAATTGCTGTAGTAGGGTGTGACGGTTTCGGGAAAGTACATTTAAGAGCTATGAAGAATATAAACGGAATAGAGTATTATGTTTTCAGCAGAAATGAGGAGAAGGCAAAGGAATGTGTAAAGGAATTTAACGCCAAGGGATATTTTACGAATTACGAAGACGTTTTAAAATCAGATGTTGACATAGTTGACTTACTAGTAAGCCATGACCAACACTACTCGGTGGGAGTAAAGGCGATGAAAGCAGGAAAACACTTAATGTTGGAGAAGCCAATAGCGAGGACAATAGAAGAGGCTATGGGATTAATAAATACTGCAAAAGAGACTAAAAGGAAATTCATGGTTTTAGAACAATTCTACTTCGAATCATCAGTTAGAAAGGCGAGGGAGCTTTTATACAGATTAGAGAACTTATCCCTAATAGTTGTGCGATCAACGCATTTGTATCAGCCAAAGGGATGGAGAAGAGAAAAGGAGAAAATGGGAGGAGGAGCACTCATAGATGGCGGAGTTCATTTCATAGATACATTACTTAACTTAGGAGGAGAATATGAAAGCGTTAAGGGAATATGTGGAAGGTATTTCTCTGGGATAGAAGGAGAAGATCTGACGTTAGCAACTTTTAAGTTTAAAAAAGGACACCTAGGACTATTATTATATAGTTGGTCAACTCCAAATCCGCCAAAAGTACCTGCCTTTGAGATCTACGGTAAAAATGGAAGTATTATAGAAGATCCGAATACGAGAGTTGCAGGAAAACCCTTCGGAGATCTCATATTAAACATTGATGGTAGAGAGGAAAGAATAGAGGTTGAAAAGACGAATCCAATAGAGGAGGAAATAAGAGGGTTTATAAATTCAGTTAAAAACGATACTGAAGTACCTATGCCCCCCGAAATAGCCTTGAGGGATTTAAATGCAGCCCTTGATGTTTACAAGTCATGTGGCTACTCCTAA
- a CDS encoding amidohydrolase family protein, giving the protein MGYVDAHTHVWFKEALPNEFFSNDSGYEYTPPSIQDTLKEMNSVNIDYIVIIAYPSREIWRTKEDFPINMIKVVKEYANRFSIVGGIEPNKLSLSEAKGWLEKQYEAGVSGFKLHPVHSHVKPNAYREEEGGLKQLELLYEFAQDHNLPVIIHTGTSVFLNARNKYADPIFVDDVAVDFPRLKIVLAHMGRPNYVPTAFQLVRIRKNIFGEISSIPPKKLLEYLPRLEEISYKTIYGSDYGGPGIKGIAYNLKEFMSINISEEAKLKMASDNPKALYKPLE; this is encoded by the coding sequence ATGGGTTACGTAGATGCTCACACACACGTCTGGTTTAAGGAGGCTCTACCCAACGAATTCTTCTCTAACGATTCTGGTTACGAGTATACTCCGCCTAGTATTCAAGATACTTTAAAGGAGATGAATAGTGTTAATATTGATTATATAGTTATAATAGCATACCCCAGTAGGGAAATATGGCGTACTAAGGAAGATTTTCCAATCAATATGATAAAAGTTGTTAAGGAGTACGCGAATAGGTTTTCTATTGTTGGTGGTATTGAGCCAAACAAGTTAAGTCTTAGCGAGGCTAAGGGATGGTTAGAAAAACAATATGAGGCTGGAGTTTCTGGTTTTAAATTACACCCAGTTCACTCTCACGTAAAGCCAAATGCTTATAGAGAAGAGGAAGGCGGTCTAAAACAACTTGAATTACTTTATGAATTCGCGCAAGATCATAACTTGCCAGTTATTATCCACACTGGTACTAGCGTGTTTTTAAACGCTAGGAATAAGTACGCTGATCCAATATTCGTTGATGACGTTGCAGTAGATTTTCCAAGGCTTAAGATTGTGTTAGCTCACATGGGCAGACCAAATTATGTTCCAACTGCTTTCCAACTAGTTAGAATAAGGAAGAACATTTTCGGTGAGATTTCTTCCATACCTCCCAAAAAACTGTTGGAGTATTTACCTAGACTTGAGGAAATAAGTTATAAGACTATTTATGGTAGTGATTACGGAGGGCCAGGCATAAAAGGTATAGCGTATAATTTGAAAGAGTTTATGTCAATAAACATCAGTGAAGAAGCAAAGCTCAAGATGGCTAGTGATAATCCTAAAGCCTTGTATAAACCTTTAGAGTAG
- the bgaS gene encoding beta-galactosidase BgaS — translation MYQFPKSFRFGWSQAGFQSEMGSPGSEDPNTDWYKWVHDPENIAAGLVSGDFPENGPGYWGNYKTFHDNAQKMGLKIARLNVEWSRIFPNPLPKPQNLDESKQDVIEVEINENELKRLDEYANKNALNHYREIFNDLKSRGLYFILNMYHWPLPLWLHDPIRVRRGDLTGPTGWLSTRTVYEFARFSAYIAWKFDDLVDEYSTMNEPNVVGGLGYVGVKSGFPPGYLSFELSRKAMYNIIQAHARAYDAIKSVTKKPVGIIYANSSFQPLTEKDMEAVEMAEYDNRWGFFDAIIKGEINRGNEKVVRDDLKSRLDWIGVNYYTRTVVKKTEKGYVSLGGYGHGCERNSVSLAGLPTSDFGWEFFPEGLYDVLTKYWNRYHLYMYVTENGIADDADYQRPYYLVSHVYQVHRAINSGADVRGYLHWSLADNYEWASGFSMRFGLLKVDYNTKRLYWRPSALVYKEIATNGGITDEIEHLNSVPPVKPLRH, via the coding sequence ATGTACCAGTTTCCAAAGAGCTTTAGGTTTGGTTGGTCTCAAGCTGGATTTCAATCAGAAATGGGATCCCCAGGGTCAGAAGATCCAAATACAGACTGGTATAAATGGGTTCACGATCCAGAAAATATCGCAGCGGGATTAGTGAGTGGAGATTTTCCTGAGAATGGGCCAGGATATTGGGGAAACTATAAGACATTCCATGACAATGCTCAAAAAATGGGATTAAAAATAGCTAGATTGAACGTAGAATGGTCTAGAATATTTCCCAATCCATTACCAAAACCACAAAACTTAGATGAATCAAAGCAAGATGTCATAGAGGTTGAGATTAACGAAAACGAGTTAAAAAGACTCGACGAATATGCTAACAAAAACGCGTTAAACCACTATAGGGAAATATTTAATGACCTTAAAAGTAGAGGACTTTACTTTATATTAAACATGTACCATTGGCCATTACCTCTATGGTTACATGACCCAATTAGAGTAAGAAGAGGAGATTTAACTGGTCCAACTGGTTGGCTAAGTACTAGGACAGTTTACGAGTTCGCCAGGTTCTCAGCCTATATAGCTTGGAAATTCGATGACTTGGTAGATGAATATTCGACAATGAATGAGCCAAACGTTGTTGGAGGTTTAGGATACGTTGGTGTTAAGTCCGGTTTTCCTCCAGGGTACCTAAGCTTTGAACTTTCCCGTAAGGCAATGTACAACATTATTCAAGCTCACGCAAGGGCATATGACGCAATAAAAAGTGTTACTAAAAAACCAGTTGGAATAATCTACGCAAATAGTTCATTCCAACCTTTAACTGAAAAAGATATGGAAGCTGTGGAAATGGCTGAATACGATAATAGATGGGGATTTTTTGATGCAATAATTAAGGGTGAAATCAACAGAGGAAATGAGAAGGTCGTAAGGGATGATCTAAAGAGTAGATTGGATTGGATTGGCGTCAATTATTACACTAGGACTGTAGTTAAGAAGACTGAAAAAGGATATGTTAGTCTAGGAGGTTACGGTCATGGGTGTGAGAGAAATTCTGTGAGCTTAGCGGGACTACCAACCAGTGATTTCGGCTGGGAGTTCTTCCCAGAAGGACTATACGATGTTCTGACAAAATACTGGAATAGATATCATCTCTATATGTATGTTACTGAAAACGGTATTGCAGATGATGCGGATTATCAAAGGCCCTATTACTTAGTATCTCATGTTTATCAAGTTCACAGAGCAATAAATAGTGGTGCCGATGTTAGAGGGTATTTACATTGGTCTTTGGCTGATAATTACGAATGGGCTTCAGGCTTCTCTATGAGATTTGGTTTGTTAAAAGTTGATTACAATACTAAAAGACTATACTGGAGACCTTCAGCCCTCGTATACAAGGAAATAGCCACAAATGGTGGAATAACTGATGAAATAGAACACTTAAACAGCGTACCTCCAGTAAAACCATTAAGGCATTAA
- a CDS encoding glycoside hydrolase family 31 protein translates to MRKVGNLNVEIEFITDNIVRILYYYRREDFVDSSLVVLPNLEKIGLKSENISSSTLSFSSKSLTIDINTSNEELVIRNSNGEIVVKEKRRDLKFNDELSTYNVMQEFELSEGERLYGLGQHAGGNGLGQSSAYSLDYNGLSITLSQRNTDIGIPFLVSSKGYGILWDNYSLASISLKRNKLKVWFEAGKKIDYYVIYGNSIDDVIRGYRRLTGDAPLLSKWAYGYWQSKERYKSQDELVGVVKEFREKEIPLDVIVLDWRYWGKYGWNAFQFDETDFPKPNEMVERIHEMKAKLAISIWPTFGKETEVFKDMESKGCIIQGTTAFNPFKYECRELFWSYVKRFYDIGVDAYWLDASEPETGLGLVFFSPIHDADLGIGKGYEYVNAYSLMETKAVYEGQRRISNKRVVILTRSAFAGQQRHSAISWSGDVLGDWATLRAQIPAGLNFSISGLPYWTTDTGGFFSGNPETKAYAEIFVRWFQWSTFCPILRVHGTIFPKEPWRFPGEYQDVILKYIRLRYKLLPYIYSLAWMTYGNGYTIMRPLIMDFRNDQNVYDLDDQYMFGPYIMVSPVTLPSIKEKEVYLPSSEYWYDFWTGKKFEGGRTVNVKITLDTIPLFVRSGAILPLLGKNVNNAEEDWDVIELRVFPDKDGYFELYDDDGVTYDYEKGKYYIIPITWDENKQELIIGKKRGELEMGKKIIKIIWVGEGKGIGYTKPDVEVEYDGKESITMKKP, encoded by the coding sequence ATGAGAAAAGTAGGCAACTTAAATGTAGAAATAGAATTTATCACAGATAATATTGTTAGAATTTTGTATTATTATAGAAGGGAAGATTTTGTAGATAGTAGTTTAGTCGTATTACCTAACTTAGAGAAGATAGGTTTGAAAAGTGAAAATATTAGCTCATCTACACTCTCTTTCTCGAGTAAATCCCTCACTATAGATATAAACACCTCTAATGAAGAGTTAGTAATAAGGAATAGTAATGGGGAAATTGTAGTAAAAGAGAAGAGAAGGGATTTAAAGTTTAACGATGAGTTGTCCACTTACAACGTTATGCAAGAATTTGAGTTGAGTGAGGGTGAAAGATTGTATGGTTTAGGGCAACATGCAGGAGGAAATGGTTTAGGTCAATCTTCTGCCTATAGTTTGGACTATAATGGCCTTTCGATAACACTATCTCAGAGAAACACTGACATTGGAATTCCTTTCTTAGTTTCTAGTAAAGGTTATGGGATACTGTGGGATAACTATTCCCTTGCTTCAATAAGTCTTAAGAGGAACAAATTGAAGGTTTGGTTTGAAGCCGGTAAAAAGATAGATTATTACGTGATTTACGGTAATTCTATAGATGATGTGATAAGAGGTTATAGAAGGTTGACCGGAGATGCTCCTCTCTTATCTAAATGGGCATATGGATATTGGCAGAGTAAAGAGAGATATAAATCGCAAGATGAGTTAGTAGGTGTAGTTAAGGAGTTTAGGGAAAAAGAGATACCTCTAGATGTAATAGTGTTAGACTGGAGATATTGGGGAAAGTATGGTTGGAACGCTTTCCAATTTGATGAGACTGACTTTCCAAAACCTAATGAGATGGTTGAAAGAATTCATGAAATGAAAGCCAAGTTAGCAATATCAATATGGCCCACATTTGGAAAGGAAACCGAAGTTTTCAAGGATATGGAGAGCAAAGGATGCATAATCCAAGGGACTACTGCATTTAATCCTTTTAAGTATGAATGTAGGGAGCTCTTTTGGAGTTACGTTAAGAGATTTTACGATATAGGGGTAGACGCTTATTGGCTTGATGCCTCAGAGCCCGAAACCGGTCTTGGTTTAGTCTTCTTTTCTCCAATTCATGATGCGGACTTAGGAATTGGAAAAGGGTATGAGTACGTGAACGCATATTCGTTAATGGAAACTAAGGCTGTATATGAGGGACAAAGGAGAATTAGCAACAAAAGGGTTGTAATATTGACTAGATCTGCCTTTGCCGGTCAACAGAGACATTCTGCAATTAGTTGGTCTGGTGATGTATTGGGTGATTGGGCTACGTTGAGAGCTCAAATACCAGCTGGGCTTAACTTTTCAATTTCTGGCTTACCCTATTGGACTACTGACACCGGTGGTTTCTTCTCTGGAAATCCAGAAACTAAGGCATATGCTGAGATTTTCGTTAGGTGGTTCCAATGGAGTACATTCTGCCCTATCCTTAGAGTTCACGGCACAATATTCCCTAAAGAGCCTTGGAGATTTCCGGGTGAATATCAAGACGTTATCCTTAAGTATATAAGGTTGAGATACAAATTACTGCCTTATATTTATTCATTAGCGTGGATGACATACGGTAATGGATATACAATTATGAGACCATTAATTATGGATTTTAGGAATGATCAAAACGTTTACGATCTTGATGATCAATACATGTTTGGTCCCTACATAATGGTGTCCCCAGTTACTTTGCCGAGTATCAAGGAGAAAGAAGTTTACTTACCCTCTAGCGAGTACTGGTATGATTTCTGGACAGGTAAGAAGTTTGAAGGAGGGAGGACAGTAAACGTAAAGATAACGTTAGATACGATTCCCTTATTTGTAAGAAGTGGTGCTATTTTACCATTATTAGGAAAAAACGTAAATAACGCTGAGGAGGATTGGGATGTAATTGAGCTAAGGGTTTTCCCAGATAAGGACGGCTATTTCGAATTATACGACGACGATGGGGTTACGTATGATTACGAAAAGGGTAAGTATTATATAATACCAATTACTTGGGATGAGAATAAGCAGGAGCTCATTATAGGAAAGAAAAGAGGAGAGTTAGAAATGGGTAAGAAAATAATTAAGATAATCTGGGTTGGGGAGGGTAAGGGTATTGGTTACACTAAGCCAGACGTTGAAGTAGAGTATGATGGTAAGGAAAGTATTACGATGAAGAAACCTTAG
- a CDS encoding MFS transporter — translation MKYLKIFAILSNLANNLVNPFISFVSAYFGMNSEELALITSATNAVPNISQYFLNFIKSKAKLLIFIGTIVNGLLWVISAFIPFNLTFLIIYFIITISIGITNFGWNLVMDKISKNNRGSTLSLYLVYGTIGALVATLVTGLVTGSNTELIREFFLVSGLMLVGSAYLSRKIETDTIYEEKRVKSTPLLRRFLTTVYLFNLVLSLAWPIFPLAQVYKFHMSDENIAILSVETGVTTIMFQKLVAKLTDTKRKLTLFLGSALYTIYPLSYALSNSIYIIYYIVNLASGFTNAVGSVTYIAYIFDNSDDQTIRKNLAVYNLTVGFGVMTGSILGGVAYNYVSQLYSPIYSIDLMLIISSILRFSVSPLFLTIKDTRSKLK, via the coding sequence TTGAAATATCTGAAAATTTTTGCAATATTATCAAATCTTGCTAATAATCTGGTAAATCCCTTCATATCATTTGTCTCAGCATACTTTGGAATGAATTCAGAGGAATTAGCCTTAATCACCTCAGCAACTAACGCAGTACCTAACATTTCACAATATTTCTTAAACTTCATCAAATCCAAAGCTAAACTCTTAATATTTATAGGCACAATAGTTAATGGTCTACTATGGGTAATAAGCGCGTTTATACCCTTTAACTTGACATTCCTTATTATTTATTTTATTATCACGATAAGTATTGGTATTACCAATTTTGGATGGAATTTGGTAATGGATAAAATAAGTAAGAATAATAGAGGATCTACATTATCCCTATACCTAGTTTATGGAACCATAGGCGCATTAGTAGCTACTTTAGTAACAGGTTTGGTTACTGGAAGTAATACAGAGTTAATAAGAGAGTTCTTCCTTGTCTCCGGGTTAATGCTGGTTGGTTCTGCTTACTTGTCTAGAAAAATAGAGACTGATACAATATACGAAGAAAAGAGAGTTAAAAGCACACCATTGTTAAGAAGATTTCTAACTACAGTATACCTTTTTAATCTAGTATTATCATTAGCGTGGCCAATCTTCCCGTTAGCCCAAGTGTATAAATTTCATATGAGTGATGAAAATATAGCAATATTGAGTGTGGAAACTGGAGTAACCACAATTATGTTTCAAAAACTTGTAGCTAAACTAACGGATACTAAGAGAAAATTAACGCTTTTCCTCGGGAGCGCACTTTATACTATCTATCCATTATCTTACGCCTTGTCTAATTCCATTTATATTATTTATTATATTGTAAACCTAGCCAGTGGATTTACCAATGCTGTTGGATCAGTAACTTACATTGCCTACATATTTGATAACTCAGATGATCAAACGATAAGAAAAAATTTGGCAGTTTATAATTTGACAGTAGGCTTTGGAGTAATGACTGGATCAATATTGGGAGGGGTAGCATATAATTATGTTTCACAGCTTTACAGTCCAATTTACTCAATAGATCTTATGCTTATCATATCCTCTATCCTAAGGTTCTCAGTATCTCCCTTGTTCTTAACGATAAAAGATACTCGCTCAAAGCTTAAATAA
- a CDS encoding aldo/keto reductase, which yields MKYVRLGESGVKVSQVAIGTWFLPRLQEKDELGIYKVDKETTLKILKRAYDEGVNFIDTANRYHGAMAPVDLAHVGNAERIVGEFLKTVDRESVVISTKVRGKMGNFVNGEGLSRKHINWQIKESLKRLGTTYIDLYFIHWPDPDTPKLETLRTLNSLVNNGLVYYLGVSNHSAVDVIEFLQLSERYYLEKFVVMQEKYNMLERDIEKDKIDVAKRYGLAIMAYSPLAQGFLTGKYIDKNNWKVEELSRATISEDFKKRYFTDVNLKILLGLRDIASELGITLSQLAIAWLLKRGEQHGVTVIPLIGASKVEHLEDNLSALNVNLRDEHMKRIDEILGVAT from the coding sequence ATGAAGTATGTTAGATTAGGTGAATCTGGAGTTAAGGTATCCCAAGTTGCAATAGGCACGTGGTTTCTTCCTAGATTACAAGAGAAAGACGAACTAGGTATATATAAGGTAGATAAAGAGACTACATTAAAGATCCTTAAAAGGGCATATGATGAGGGAGTAAACTTCATAGATACTGCAAATAGATACCACGGTGCTATGGCTCCAGTTGATTTAGCGCATGTTGGTAATGCTGAGCGTATTGTAGGAGAATTTCTAAAAACTGTTGATAGAGAATCTGTTGTAATTTCAACAAAGGTTAGGGGAAAGATGGGTAACTTCGTTAATGGAGAGGGTTTGTCTAGAAAACATATAAATTGGCAAATTAAGGAGAGTTTAAAAAGGTTAGGCACAACATATATAGATCTCTATTTCATACATTGGCCAGATCCTGATACTCCCAAGTTAGAGACCTTGAGAACATTGAATAGTTTGGTCAACAATGGGTTGGTTTATTATTTAGGTGTTAGCAATCATTCTGCAGTAGATGTGATAGAATTCCTACAGTTAAGTGAGAGGTATTACTTGGAGAAATTTGTCGTAATGCAAGAAAAATATAACATGTTGGAAAGGGATATAGAGAAAGATAAGATTGATGTTGCAAAAAGATATGGATTAGCAATTATGGCTTATTCCCCATTAGCTCAAGGATTTCTCACTGGAAAGTATATAGATAAAAATAACTGGAAGGTAGAGGAACTCAGTAGAGCAACTATAAGTGAAGACTTCAAGAAGAGATACTTTACCGACGTTAATTTAAAGATATTATTAGGGCTAAGGGATATCGCATCAGAACTAGGGATAACTCTCTCCCAACTAGCTATTGCTTGGCTTCTGAAGAGAGGTGAGCAGCACGGAGTTACAGTTATCCCACTTATAGGAGCTAGTAAAGTAGAACACTTAGAGGATAACTTATCAGCCTTAAATGTTAACTTGAGAGATGAACATATGAAAAGAATAGACGAAATATTAGGAGTAGCCACATGA